AAGCCAAGACCGACAAGGAGGTGCAGAGTCTGCGCATGCAGGGGCCGGCACAGGGAGACCAAAATGTGGTGCACATCCTGTTGTGTCCCCTTGCACCCAGGAGAGTGTTTCACAGCTTAACTAACAAAGCTGAACTATTCTGTGTAGTGGTGaaaacacgcacgcacgcacacacacggccacacacactcacaaatgcaagaggagaggagaagaggagaggaaggaggagagaggagaggagagaggagcggaggtgttgagagaagaggaggagagaggagaggagaggagatgagagaagagaagaggagaggagagatgagaagaggagaggaaggaggagagaggagaggaggtgatgagagaagaggagaagagaggagaggaggagatgagaagagaggagaggagaggaggagaggagatgagaggagaagagaggagatgagagaagaggagagaagaggtgaggtgaggagatgagagaagaagagaggagaggagaggaaggaggagaggagagaagaggtgaggtgaggagatgagagaagaagagaggtgaggtgaggagatgagagaagaagagaggtgaggaggcgaggagatgagaggagaggaggcaaggagaggagaggagatgagaggagaggaggagagaggagaggagatgagagaagaggagagagaagaggtgaggtgaggtgaggagaagagagaagaggaaggaggagagagaagaggaaggaggagaggagaggaaggaggagagaggagaggagtcaCATGACACGCACTCACGCTGACAGGCACGATTCGCTTTTGCTGTGACGTTCTGTacaaaaaagttcatttttgtcAAGTCTTGAAATTGCACACAGTTAcatatttgtaaataaattattgttttgcAATCAAAAGTCCTTTCTCAGTGTTGTTTTATAGAAGGAAAACACTATTCAGATGTGTGAGGTGTcactaaagcaaaaaaaatattaacttcAAAGTCACTGTTCTgcttgacatgttttttttcacaaaaagctCGTTTTCTCAGagttttggtcaaaaactggTGTTTTTGGTGAAACCAGCCTATGTTCTACTCCTGATTACGAAAGAACGGAAAAAGGtagaaacaaacttttttttcctggcgAAAGAAGAGTCTACTCTTTTTTCTGGTAGCCTCTGTGCCTACATACTCATAGAACACAATATTCTGTGGGTCTTGAAAGATCAGTCAAAATGCTCTAAAACGGCTGGCAGCCAATGAGTTAAGAAGGCTGGCTCTGTCATCGGAGTAAAGATGGACTCTCTGGGGGAAGTGGTGGAGATACACACAATGAGGATGGTAGAGGCCATCCTGAACAACACGGATCATCCACTCCATAACACCTTGATGGATCAAAGAGGCAGCAGTGGTGGACGACTCCTCTCTATCCGTTGCAGGACAGAGAGATACAGAAGATCTTTCCTACCAACAGCCATCAGACTACACTTATTACGCAAAGGGTAGATGAGCTACAGACTACATAAATTTCCTTTCAGGGATAAATAAAGTGATTGTTCTATTctattaaagttttattaaaagtaaTGTTAAAATCTTGTCTCGATCTTGTGAACCCAATCAAACCCAGTCACCCAAATAATGTCTCATCTCGTGAGCTGGGTGTCTCTGCCCACCCCTATTATTTCACTGTATTTATTGCTACCACTATATGAGCACGGCAAGAGTAATGATTTTAGCCAATTCagctttttatttcaattgaTATTAAAGCTACATGTAGTTGAATAGCTTCTACAAAATGCATTTCACTACAAAATAATGCTATGCATTTAACTGTTAAACTGCTCAAGCCTTTTGAACAAGGGACAAGTGGTTGGTATTGGAGCCAATTATTCCTAATGTTTATATCATCAGAATAGTTAATGATTTTAGTCCAAATTCAAACACgaagtgcattttaaaaactaCTAACCTTTGGAGGAAGACTTCTTAACGCTGACTCTTGATGGTATCTCATCATCTGATGAAGGAGGTGTGCGTCCCTCTTGTGGTACTAGTGGCGTTTCATTCTTCTCAGGAGGGGGAAGTGTCTCTTCTGTTTGTGGTCATATGGAAAGTAACCTTTTCAGAGTCTCATAGCATCTTGACAGTTAACAAttgtaaaatgtgtatttaacctATATAACCTAACCCTATGTAATAGAGAAACATAAAAGTCTTCAGCTGTTTAGTAAATGTAATTGTTGCAATTTggtcttgatttttttcccctaaaattGACATAGAGGTATCATCATCACAATGCACTTAATATTTCATATCTTTGAATGACATTTCATCATGTATGTTATCGTTTAAATGTTTAAGCCAACAGAAGTACAGGATTGGCAAAATcatatcagtgtgtgtataaGTACCTCATGAACATTTTGAGCACATTGTGACAATGTATCAATTATACTGATCATGTGATCATTTTGGTCACAATAATGGTGACATGACATTTCAATATCATTAGATCTCTACttgacaagagaaaaacaggaattACAGTATGTTTGATTTCAGAACACATTGCAGTGCAGTTATGTGGGTTTCTTTTACATCATGTCCACATGCCATTTTATTGATAGCCCatttgaagaaaacacactgcattAACAACAACCCCCCACCCATTACTGTATGTGGAAAAAAGCtaacaaaaacagatatttacCAGCTAAATTCACAGTGCTGAAACTCATTTATGTACCTTTACACGCTGGGACCTCAACAAAAGCGAGTTTATTAAAATAGAAGAAAAGTATGTAACCTTCTGACAACACAGTACATACCATCATCAGTAGGTGGAGGGTTTCCCTCGTGCATGTTCTCGTCATCTTCGTCACTGTCGAGAAGTTTTTCTGTAGAAGTCATATAAAGTGCAGTTTACCcttttaatcaaacaaaaaggaacagatggcaaatacagaaaaaacaacataccATCTGGGTCTATCTCTACTTCATCCAAAGTTTTCCCATGAAACTCAGCCACTCTTCCCTGCTCGAGAGCCATCAGGAGTTTGCTGACCTTAGCAAGCTGCAAGGTCTTCTCAGGCAACCGGTAAAACTCTCTGTGGACTCTAATGTCATGGCCGAGAAAATTGGCCAACTGGTccatctctgtgtttgtcatgtttaaCACTGTTGACAAGGTTGCTGCATGCTTGCGCAGTTTGGTCGATGTCAGTGCCCTGGGACAATCAGCACCACATTGCTTTGCAAAGGCACGGAAGCAGTCTGACCCTCGGAAGTGCGTCATGGCCCCTGGTCGTGCAAACATGTGGTCGTTGTCTTTCAGAACCCCGCAAGCTTCTCTCTGTGACACAAGGAGTTCTATGGCATTCAGCATTTTAGGAGTGAGAAGAATTGGGACTGGGCGACCACGCTTTCCTCTGACAACAATCCTAGTGAAGTGTCTGCAGAGTTTTTTCTCCACTTCGGAGAGTGCCCAGTCCAGATCATCGTGTGGATCAGAAGTGTCTCTTGAAAGAAATGCAGATAGGGGCATGCTTGccacctctccctccctgcGGCGGTTAAAGAGGATGAGCTGGACAAGACACACCTTTGTCAGCTCCTTCCAGGCTTTTGTAGAGGGACTTTCAGAGAGGAATTTGGACCATTTATCTTGCTCTTGTGTGAGATATGCGTGCATTTTTTGGACATCTTTGGTGAAGGGCATGACACTGGGCATATTCCACTTTGCTTCCCTAATGTTCCTCAATGCTGTAGCTGAGATCAACTCATGCCACTTTTCCTGATGGACCACTTCAAAGTTGCTGGCATTCTTAACAAGCTTTTCATCATTTGAGATTAAACCCTTAGCTTTTAAGAGTTTGCTTATTTTAACTAAGGAGTTCCCAAGTTTGTTTGCTAGAGATGGAATCAAGAACCTGTTTGATTCACTCTCATACCCGCATGTAAGCTTGACAGCTTTAATAGTCTCCATGTACTTTTTGGGACTAATGAAATCTTCCATATTTTTCAAGGAAGTCACTCTCCTGGCACTGTGAATCAACCTTCCCAATTCTCGCATCTTCTCTCGCACTTGCAGTTTATTCTTTGCTGATatcccttttttatttaacaagtGTTGCCCAAAATCAATAATGACTTGGTCATTTTTTACTATGTGTGCGATCGGGTCAGGATTCATAGAAGTAATTACTCCCCACAACTGTTCACTTGTGTTTGTCGGCACAGGCCCTGTGTATGTACACATGGACTGAACACGGTTCTTTCCTGGCTTGGAGGCGACTGATCCAGGTTTGAGTTGACAATTACGCATGTGTCGCCACAGGACTTTGCGTGTGTAAAGTCCTTGACAGTGTGCACAGTGCATAAAGTCATTTCCCTGTGCCTGTTTAGGAGGACGTTTAAATGGCACTAATTCTCCCTTTCCTGACTGCATGACAGAAGCATTGTGAGCATAGTTTCCTTTGTTCCGAATATAAtccaactgtttttttctttcctttgagCCCTTTGTAAAGCTTAGAGCCCGAGCAACATCAGATTTACCATCATGTGCATGTTCTAAATGCCTTGCCATTTTAGCATAAGGCTTAGAACAATACAAGCAATAATGTCTCTTATCATACACTCTTTTCCCAGCCTTTCTTTTGCATGGACCAACAACTACGATGCCTATGCTTTGACTTGAAGAGGGTTGTTCATCTGCTCCATTGGAACAGGGTTGTTCATCTGCTTCACTGGAACAGG
This window of the Pagrus major chromosome 18, Pma_NU_1.0 genome carries:
- the LOC141013472 gene encoding uncharacterized protein, which gives rise to MWSPICDSTTPDSMEFDKQSHTSKVRAEEESCSSDAEEEPCSSDAEEEPCSSEADEQPCSNGADEQPSSSQSIGIVVVGPCKRKAGKRVYDKRHYCLYCSKPYAKMARHLEHAHDGKSDVARALSFTKGSKERKKQLDYIRNKGNYAHNASVMQSGKGELVPFKRPPKQAQGNDFMHCAHCQGLYTRKVLWRHMRNCQLKPGSVASKPGKNRVQSMCTYTGPVPTNTSEQLWGVITSMNPDPIAHIVKNDQVIIDFGQHLLNKKGISAKNKLQVREKMRELGRLIHSARRVTSLKNMEDFISPKKYMETIKAVKLTCGYESESNRFLIPSLANKLGNSLVKISKLLKAKGLISNDEKLVKNASNFEVVHQEKWHELISATALRNIREAKWNMPSVMPFTKDVQKMHAYLTQEQDKWSKFLSESPSTKAWKELTKVCLVQLILFNRRREGEVASMPLSAFLSRDTSDPHDDLDWALSEVEKKLCRHFTRIVVRGKRGRPVPILLTPKMLNAIELLVSQREACGVLKDNDHMFARPGAMTHFRGSDCFRAFAKQCGADCPRALTSTKLRKHAATLSTVLNMTNTEMDQLANFLGHDIRVHREFYRLPEKTLQLAKVSKLLMALEQGRVAEFHGKTLDEVEIDPDEKLLDSDEDDENMHEGNPPPTDDEETLPPPEKNETPLVPQEGRTPPSSDDEIPSRVSVKKSSSKGAHLRKRRKPPSSDDEMPSGVGAKRSSSKGKATQRKKRPWQETEVQAVERHMKKFITSCIVPGKMDCEKCLRAEPEALQSRDWQTLKFYVYNRISASKKKLQCN